The Thermodesulfobacteriota bacterium sequence TGATTGGTAAACCGGTTCAAGTGGCCGCACTCATGGGCAATCAGCTCCATAAGGTAGAAATAGAGGACGTCTTTTGCTCCAATATAATATTTGAAAACGGCGCCTTTGCCTCCGTTCAGGCGACTATCAACCAGCCTAGGGGCTATAGCGTCCGCCAGGTCGCCGGAGATAAGGGGATCATAGTCATGCCCGATGTATACAGTTTAACCTTCGACCATAAGGACCGGATACTGCTGGGCAAGTACGAATCCGCTCTTTCGGCTATGGTTACGGAACTCAAAGACTATCATTATCAACCCAGAACAAAATGGGAATCTGTCAAGTTGATTGGGGACCCACCTAAGTGGAAAAAGCTAATGGAGCGCATGGGTCTAATTAAGATAAAAAGACCCCACGGTCTTTCTTTACTGATGGATAGT is a genomic window containing:
- a CDS encoding Gfo/Idh/MocA family oxidoreductase; the protein is IGKPVQVAALMGNQLHKVEIEDVFCSNIIFENGAFASVQATINQPRGYSVRQVAGDKGIIVMPDVYSLTFDHKDRILLGKYESALSAMVTELKDYHYQPRTKWESVKLIGDPPKWKKLMERMGLIKIKRPHGLSLLMDSFVDSILNGTEPLVSGESTLPSLELINAILLSATRKRTVDLPIDRGECEQLFEELISGKTLLPTSR